The DNA segment AAAACCGCTTTAACTGAGTTGCAACGTACCCAAGCCCAGGTCATTCAAGGTGAAAAAATGTCGAGTTTGGGTCAACTAGTTGCAGGTGTTGCCCATGAAATAAATAATCCTGTAAATTTCATTTACGGCAATATTACCCATCTCAACGCATATACTCAAGATTTGCTGAGAATGATTCATCTCTACCAAGAACGTCATCCCAGCGATGACCCTGAGGTGCAAGCCCTAGCAACAGAAATTGATTTAGACTTTTTGGTCGAAGATTTGCAGAAGATGTTATCCTCGATGAACATGGGGACTGAACGTATTCGCAGCATTGTGTTATCGCTGCGGAACTTTTCCCGGATAGACGAAGCGGAATTTAAAGCAGTGGACATTCATGAAGGAATCGAAAGTACGCTGTTAATTTTGCAACATCGCCTCAAAGATCAGCCCGACAAACCAGCTATTGAAGTCATCCGCGACTATGGCAACCTACCACTTATAGAGTGCTATGCTGGACAACTAAATCAAGTTTTGATGAATATTCTAGTCAACGCTATTGATGCCTTAGATGAACTCAACATCAAGCGTACTTATGAGGAAATCAAGGCAAATCCTAGTCAAATTACTATCCGTACTTCGGTTAACGATGCTCAATGGATGGAAATTGCGATCGCTGATAATGGCCCAGGAATACCAGAACAATTGAAAAACCGCATCTTTGACCCCTTCTTTACCACCAAACCCGTAGGCAAAGGCACAGGTATGGGTATGGCCATCAGCTATCAAATCATTACAGAAAAGCATAGTGGCAAATTAGAATGCTTCTCAACTGTTGGCCAGGGATCTGAATTTAGAATTCAAGTACCTATTCGACAAAAAAATTCTCTATTAGTTTAGGTAGGTTTCCCAAGCAGAAAGTTTTTTCGTCATACTCCCGCGTTAAGCTAATTCTCAAGTTGTAAAATTCGAGTGTTCAATTCAAGAACCCTAACTTTACATTCCAGATTATCTCTAATTAGTCTGGAAATTTATTTTTGTCAGTCCTGAGTTGTCCATTAATCTTTAAAATTAAAATGCTTTGGGATAGTTGCTTGAGTGACGGAGGGAGGAAACTCAAATAGTGGATATTATAGATTTGTTTTACAAGGGTGGGCCGGCAATGTGGCCTTTGCTGGCTCTGTCGATTTTATCCTTGAGTGTGATTTTTGAGCGCCTTTGGTTCTGGCTGCGACTTTTCTCACAAGAAAAAGCGATCGTTGACCGAGTTCTAGATGCAGCTCATGATAACTGGGAAATAGCGGGGGATATTGCTAGACAGGCTACAGACCAACCAATTGGTCGATTTCTCTATGCTCCCTTACATTTACAAAAAACTGACGCGGAAACCTTTCGATTAGCACTGGAGTCCACAGCAGAGGACGAACTAGCCGGAATGCGTCGGGGCGAAAAGTTATTAGAAGCTGTCATTGCCCTCGCTCCCTTACTAGGATTGTTGGGTACAGTTTTAGGTTTAATCCAGTCTTTACGCTCAATTCGCATTGGTGATTTGGGAACTGAATCGGCGGCTGGAGTAACGACGGGTATTGGTGAATCCTTAATTAGTACGGCAGCCGGGCTAATAGTTGCCATTGTTAGTTTGGTATTTTACCGATTATTTCAAAGTTTTGTAGTCAATCAACTCAAAGTTTTCCGTAAAGCGGGGAATGAAATGGAATTGTTATATCGCCAGTCTCCGCCTGATTTGAGCAACCCCACACCAGCAATTGTCCGTGATGCTTTACCGAGCAAAACTGGTAGGGGTAAGTTTCCGCAACCACCTGAACCACCAAATCTACCTTAGTCAGGACTTGCGCCACAAAACTCTTCATTTTGTAAGGATGGGGATAGGGGTATGTATCAATTCAAAATTCGTCATTTAATTATTAGTTCCCTTACA comes from the Nostoc sp. PCC 7120 = FACHB-418 genome and includes:
- a CDS encoding MotA/TolQ/ExbB proton channel family protein; translation: MDIIDLFYKGGPAMWPLLALSILSLSVIFERLWFWLRLFSQEKAIVDRVLDAAHDNWEIAGDIARQATDQPIGRFLYAPLHLQKTDAETFRLALESTAEDELAGMRRGEKLLEAVIALAPLLGLLGTVLGLIQSLRSIRIGDLGTESAAGVTTGIGESLISTAAGLIVAIVSLVFYRLFQSFVVNQLKVFRKAGNEMELLYRQSPPDLSNPTPAIVRDALPSKTGRGKFPQPPEPPNLP